One Kitasatospora sp. NBC_01287 DNA window includes the following coding sequences:
- a CDS encoding BTAD domain-containing putative transcriptional regulator, producing the protein MSGDAMAEAGGSGTFGPRLQALRRQAGLSQEEAAARAGVSTRALRDIERGRVRRPQAATLRRLTEVLGLTGPEVRELAAVVRTGVPDAVGRPGPGLLILGPLALRRGRHPVPVTGPLPRRLLGLLALRHPEPATQQEIADTLWPAGPPASQQSLVHTYVSRLRRLLEPDDPSGTLTGGQGRGSRIGRTPTGYLLEASGNLIDLGHFDTLLTRAERVHREDDPALAYQVYEVLTRALRYWRGPVLADADPVLRQHPAAVAANGRRVGAGLLHADTALRLRRFEEAVPLLRDLVHDEPLHEGLHARLILTLAGSGEQAAALDVFGRLRARLDEELGVAPGEEVREAQLRVLRRQLTGPALVSPVSVSPLPPDRARPPDPARHPARPAQLPAGPGAYVGRRGQLRELDALIAADPGRRPPVLALVGAPGVGKTALVTHWAHTRREHFTDGQLFVDLRGHSPLPALRPADVLARFLRALGAPPDQLPADQDEAAARYRTLLADRRMLIVLDNARDAEQVRPLLPGVPGCAVLITSRHRLAGLVASDGARQLGLDVLDPDEARQLLGRTLGEERVAAEEAAARELVRLCGGLPLALRIVAANLLTRDDASIAEHCAELAGGESAGDESAGDELVSRLRVEGDQRSTVRAAFDLSYRALPGAARRMFRLLGLLPGPDLTGPGAAALAGVTPAAATRLLRSLTDAHLVQERAGGRFALHDLLRSYARELVAAEPAAGVAGVDGVDGADGVTARQRLLDWYLCHTEAAARLLSLAAPALEVPPSVPAAPAAPAAPAAPAATAPAAQAAHAAHAAHAAHAAPFAADQGRAAQWLESERENLVSAVQQATGTGSPTVARRLAESLHGYLSSGRYTADCLRVATAGLAAAVAEGEPRAQAAAQARRAACHWALGHNALALELYASALDLARRAGWRDGQALALRGIGGVHQESGAMGPARDHLARARELTADCTGAQAADDLANLGLSCWKLGQLHTSADYFAQAARLLGEPAEAGARAVALTNLAIVQRALGRPGEAIRGLGPALSVHRRNGNQVSEAVALSCLAGAYTDLGDHDAARRLAGTALTVALALPNRRLAANAFLTLGGVQEYAQELAEAESSYRQGLRLAELVDDRFPLVAALVGLATVQGRGEDPRRALPTAERALMLAREAEYRMLEAGALTVLARVRVRLGRPRTALDLAHRALALQRETGHRPGEARGHLALGHAHAALGERGAAFGHWRAVRRICREMGTDWLQ; encoded by the coding sequence ATGAGCGGGGATGCCATGGCGGAGGCGGGTGGATCGGGCACGTTCGGGCCCAGGCTCCAGGCGCTCCGGCGGCAGGCGGGGTTGAGTCAGGAGGAGGCCGCGGCGCGGGCCGGGGTCAGCACCAGGGCGCTGCGCGACATCGAGCGCGGGCGGGTCCGGCGGCCCCAGGCGGCCACCCTGCGACGGCTGACCGAGGTGCTGGGCCTCACCGGGCCCGAGGTGCGGGAGTTGGCGGCCGTCGTGCGCACCGGGGTACCCGACGCGGTGGGCCGGCCGGGCCCGGGCCTGCTGATCCTCGGTCCGCTCGCGCTGCGGCGGGGCCGGCACCCGGTGCCCGTCACCGGTCCGCTGCCGCGGCGCCTGCTCGGGCTGCTGGCGCTCAGGCACCCCGAGCCCGCCACCCAGCAGGAGATCGCCGACACCCTCTGGCCCGCCGGGCCGCCCGCCTCCCAGCAGAGCCTGGTCCACACCTACGTCAGCCGGCTCCGGCGGCTGCTGGAGCCCGATGACCCGAGCGGCACCCTGACGGGAGGTCAGGGGCGGGGGTCGAGAATCGGGCGGACGCCGACCGGGTACCTGCTGGAGGCGTCCGGGAACCTCATCGACCTCGGCCACTTCGACACGCTGCTGACCCGCGCCGAGCGGGTGCACCGCGAGGACGACCCGGCGCTCGCGTACCAGGTGTACGAGGTGCTGACGCGCGCGCTGCGCTACTGGCGGGGGCCGGTGCTCGCGGACGCGGATCCGGTGCTGCGGCAGCATCCGGCCGCCGTGGCCGCCAACGGGCGGCGGGTCGGGGCGGGCCTGCTCCATGCCGACACGGCGCTGCGACTGCGCCGGTTCGAGGAGGCCGTCCCGCTGCTGCGCGACCTGGTGCACGACGAGCCGCTGCACGAGGGTCTGCACGCGAGGCTGATCCTCACCCTGGCCGGCAGCGGCGAGCAGGCCGCGGCGCTGGACGTGTTCGGCCGCCTCCGGGCCCGGCTGGACGAGGAGTTGGGCGTCGCACCCGGCGAGGAGGTTCGCGAGGCCCAGCTCCGGGTGCTCCGGCGGCAGTTGACGGGCCCTGCGTTGGTGAGCCCCGTGTCGGTGAGCCCACTCCCGCCGGACCGCGCGCGGCCCCCGGACCCCGCGCGGCACCCCGCCCGCCCCGCCCAACTGCCGGCCGGGCCCGGTGCCTACGTCGGCCGCCGGGGACAACTGCGTGAGCTGGACGCGCTCATCGCGGCCGACCCGGGCCGGCGCCCGCCGGTGCTGGCGCTGGTCGGCGCGCCCGGGGTGGGCAAGACCGCCCTCGTGACCCACTGGGCGCACACGCGCCGCGAGCACTTCACGGACGGGCAGCTCTTCGTGGACCTGCGCGGCCACTCCCCGCTCCCGGCGCTGCGCCCCGCCGACGTGCTGGCGCGGTTCCTGCGGGCCCTCGGAGCGCCGCCCGATCAGCTGCCCGCGGACCAGGACGAGGCCGCCGCCCGCTACCGCACGCTGCTCGCCGACCGGCGGATGCTGATCGTGCTGGACAACGCGCGCGACGCCGAGCAGGTCCGGCCGCTGCTCCCGGGTGTCCCGGGGTGCGCCGTGCTGATCACCAGCCGCCATCGGCTCGCCGGACTGGTCGCGAGCGACGGCGCCCGGCAGTTGGGCCTCGACGTGCTCGACCCGGACGAGGCCCGTCAGCTGCTGGGCCGCACCCTCGGCGAGGAGCGGGTCGCGGCCGAGGAGGCGGCGGCCCGCGAACTCGTGCGGCTCTGCGGCGGGTTGCCGCTGGCGCTGCGGATCGTCGCCGCCAACCTGCTCACCCGCGACGACGCGAGCATCGCCGAGCACTGCGCCGAGTTGGCGGGTGGCGAGTCGGCGGGTGACGAGTCGGCGGGTGACGAGCTGGTCAGTCGGCTGCGGGTCGAGGGGGACCAGCGCTCGACGGTCCGGGCCGCGTTCGACCTCTCCTACCGCGCGCTGCCCGGGGCGGCCCGGCGGATGTTCCGGCTGCTGGGCCTGCTGCCCGGCCCGGACCTCACCGGACCCGGCGCGGCGGCCCTGGCGGGTGTGACCCCGGCGGCGGCGACCCGACTGCTGCGGAGCCTGACGGACGCCCATCTGGTGCAGGAACGGGCCGGCGGCCGGTTCGCCCTGCACGACCTGCTGCGCTCCTACGCCCGGGAGTTGGTGGCGGCGGAGCCGGCGGCCGGCGTGGCCGGCGTGGATGGCGTGGACGGCGCGGATGGTGTGACGGCCCGGCAGCGGCTGCTCGACTGGTACCTCTGCCACACCGAAGCGGCGGCCCGCCTGCTCTCGCTGGCCGCGCCGGCCCTGGAGGTGCCGCCCTCGGTCCCGGCGGCTCCGGCCGCTCCGGCCGCTCCGGCCGCTCCTGCGGCGACGGCACCGGCTGCTCAGGCCGCGCACGCCGCGCACGCCGCGCACGCTGCCCACGCCGCGCCGTTCGCCGCGGACCAGGGCCGGGCCGCGCAGTGGCTGGAGAGCGAGCGGGAGAACTTGGTCAGCGCCGTTCAGCAGGCGACCGGGACCGGCTCGCCCACCGTCGCCCGGCGGCTGGCCGAGAGCCTGCACGGCTATCTCTCCTCGGGCCGCTACACGGCCGACTGCCTGCGGGTCGCGACCGCCGGTCTGGCGGCCGCCGTCGCCGAGGGCGAGCCACGCGCCCAGGCCGCCGCCCAGGCGCGCCGCGCCGCGTGCCACTGGGCGCTGGGGCACAACGCGCTGGCCCTGGAGCTCTACGCGAGCGCGCTGGACCTGGCGCGCCGGGCCGGCTGGCGCGACGGGCAGGCGCTGGCGCTGCGGGGCATCGGTGGCGTGCACCAGGAGAGCGGCGCGATGGGGCCGGCCCGCGACCACCTGGCCAGGGCCCGCGAACTCACCGCGGACTGCACCGGGGCGCAGGCAGCCGATGATCTGGCGAACCTGGGACTGAGTTGCTGGAAGCTCGGCCAACTGCACACGTCCGCCGACTACTTCGCGCAGGCCGCCCGGCTCCTCGGCGAGCCGGCCGAGGCCGGGGCGCGGGCGGTCGCGCTGACCAACCTGGCGATCGTCCAGCGCGCCCTGGGGCGTCCCGGGGAGGCGATCCGGGGGCTCGGCCCGGCGCTGTCGGTCCATCGCCGCAACGGCAACCAGGTCAGCGAGGCGGTGGCGCTGAGTTGCCTGGCCGGCGCGTACACCGACCTGGGCGACCACGACGCCGCGCGGCGGCTGGCCGGGACGGCGCTCACCGTCGCGCTGGCGCTGCCGAACCGGCGGCTGGCGGCCAACGCCTTCCTCACCCTCGGCGGCGTCCAGGAGTACGCGCAGGAACTCGCCGAGGCCGAGTCGAGCTACCGGCAGGGGCTGCGGCTCGCCGAACTGGTGGACGACCGCTTTCCCCTGGTGGCCGCGCTCGTCGGGCTCGCGACGGTCCAGGGGCGGGGCGAGGATCCGCGACGAGCCCTGCCCACCGCGGAGCGCGCCCTGATGCTGGCCCGCGAGGCGGAGTACCGGATGCTCGAAGCCGGAGCGCTCACCGTGCTCGCCCGCGTCCGGGTGCGGCTGGGCCGGCCGCGTACCGCCCTGGACCTGGCGCACCGGGCGCTCGCCCTGCAGCGCGAGACCGGCCATCGGCCGGGGGAGGCGCGCGGCCACCTCGCTCTCGGCCACGCGCACGCCGCCCTCGGCGAGCGGGGCGCGGCGTTCGGGCACTGGCGTGCGGTGCGGCGGATCTGCCGGGAGATGGGCACCGACTGGCTGCAGTGA
- the paaI gene encoding hydroxyphenylacetyl-CoA thioesterase PaaI, translated as MAALYARDLTCQSLGITLDEVSTGRALMRMRVSGTMVNGHGIAHGGYLFLLADAAFSYACNSYGPVTVAQGAQVTFLAPAEVDDELVAEAVERARSGRNGIYDVTVRQSTGKVVAEFRGQSVMLAGKPHSD; from the coding sequence ATGGCCGCGCTCTATGCGCGCGACCTGACCTGTCAGTCGCTGGGCATCACCCTGGACGAGGTCTCCACCGGGCGGGCGCTGATGCGCATGCGGGTGAGCGGCACCATGGTGAACGGCCACGGCATCGCGCACGGCGGCTACCTGTTCCTGCTGGCCGACGCGGCTTTCTCCTACGCCTGCAACAGCTACGGGCCGGTCACCGTCGCGCAGGGCGCCCAGGTCACCTTCCTGGCGCCGGCGGAGGTCGATGACGAGCTGGTCGCCGAGGCGGTGGAGCGGGCGAGGTCCGGGCGCAACGGAATCTATGACGTGACGGTCCGTCAGTCCACGGGGAAGGTGGTCGCGGAATTCCGCGGACAGAGCGTCATGCTCGCCGGAAAGCCGCACAGCGACTGA
- a CDS encoding GNAT family N-acetyltransferase yields MITNNGRLRAATAGDGVALLHLWGLLFDDDAGTREPWRGRAAEWFARSVDDRDNARFPVVEVDGAIVATAIGTLELGVPNPQCAKGRTVRLANLITLPEHRGHGHGAALVLDVLSWARSVDADRVDLSATPEGKRLYDKLGFTLTSAPRMKFVL; encoded by the coding sequence ATGATCACGAACAACGGCCGCCTGCGTGCCGCGACCGCAGGCGACGGCGTGGCACTGCTCCACCTCTGGGGGCTGTTGTTCGACGACGACGCAGGCACGCGGGAGCCGTGGAGAGGTCGCGCAGCCGAGTGGTTCGCCCGCTCCGTGGACGATCGGGACAATGCGCGCTTCCCGGTGGTCGAGGTTGACGGCGCGATCGTCGCCACGGCGATCGGCACCCTCGAACTCGGCGTGCCCAACCCCCAGTGCGCGAAGGGGCGCACCGTGCGCCTCGCGAACCTCATCACTCTGCCTGAACACCGCGGGCACGGCCATGGGGCGGCGCTCGTCCTCGACGTGCTCAGCTGGGCCAGGTCCGTTGACGCCGACCGCGTTGACCTGAGCGCCACCCCGGAAGGCAAGCGCCTCTACGACAAGCTCGGCTTCACGCTGACCTCGGCCCCGCGGATGAAATTCGTCTTGTAG
- a CDS encoding TetR/AcrR family transcriptional regulator, whose product MTTTAATAPTGRGKLTPERERELLRITLELVAEVGYDHVTMATVAKRAKCSTATLYRQWESKPRLVITAWKAYDDERRSTLAEVDTGTLRGDLLEVAQYLADEDPAQESLISVVQAVVRDQELMPLLREIMIRPVLEDLDRILRRAVARGEAAPDSPALRMAEHLLYGPALVETILHGRQPTRAFLTGFVDDILLPVLTRRGDAL is encoded by the coding sequence ATGACGACGACAGCGGCCACCGCACCCACCGGCCGCGGCAAGCTGACGCCGGAGCGGGAGCGGGAACTGCTGCGGATCACGCTCGAACTGGTGGCGGAGGTCGGCTACGACCACGTGACCATGGCCACCGTCGCCAAGCGGGCCAAGTGCAGCACCGCCACGCTCTACCGGCAGTGGGAGAGCAAGCCACGGCTGGTGATCACGGCGTGGAAGGCCTACGACGACGAGCGCCGCAGCACGCTGGCCGAGGTCGACACGGGCACGCTGCGCGGTGACCTGCTGGAGGTCGCGCAGTACCTGGCCGACGAGGACCCCGCGCAGGAGTCCCTGATCTCGGTCGTCCAGGCCGTCGTACGGGACCAGGAGCTCATGCCGCTGCTGCGCGAGATCATGATCCGCCCCGTCCTGGAGGACCTGGACCGGATCCTGCGGCGGGCCGTGGCCCGCGGGGAGGCGGCACCGGACAGCCCCGCGCTGCGGATGGCCGAGCACCTCCTCTACGGCCCCGCGCTGGTCGAGACGATCCTGCACGGCCGGCAGCCCACCAGGGCCTTCCTGACGGGCTTCGTGGACGACATCCTGCTGCCGGTCCTGACCCGGCGCGGCGACGCGCTCTGA